CGGAGCGGGTACCACATCGCTGCGCGATGTGCAAGCGAACACCCGCGCTGCGCGCGGGTGTTGCGCTCACGCTCCGCGTGAGCGGAGCGGGACGCTGCGCGTCCCGCCCACCGGCCCGGCTGCGCCGGGCCGGTGACGCTCCGTCCGCTGCGCTCCCGGAGCGCGGGGCCTACGGCCCCGATGGGGTGGCCTCCGCTGCGCTCCAGCCACCCAACCGCACCCGCTGCGCGGGCACGGCAACGGGCCTGCGGCCCGGGCAGCGAGGAGAGGGTGCTGGGTGGGCCGGTTCTACTCGGGCTGGGTCACAGTCAGAGCCCAGCGGACACTGTCATCCGAGGCGTCAACGCCCACAGTGAAAGAACCTCGCTGCACGACCCCGGGGTCCATGGTCACCGAGCCCACACCCGCTCTGCCGGCAGGACAGTCCACCGAAAACTCAGCCACGCGTGCCTGCTGCGATTCCATCGTCACCGCCACACTGCCTCCGCCTTCACAGGCGACCGTGAGCACGGTCGGCAGCCCTTCCCATGCCCCACCGGACGCGACCCCGCCATCACCCGTCCACTCCGGCACCCACACCAAACCCTCAGGCCCGGGATGAGGAAGAAGACCACCATCCGCCGCGGCTGGCACCGCCCCTGCGCCCACCGCCCCGAAAGCCGCCAACAACGCCACTGCTACGGTCCTACGCGCACTCATCACGCCTGCCCCTCCTGATGGTCTGTCACGGCCAAGGCAGTGTGACGCGCGGGAAGACCACCACGCATGAGTACAACGACTCATGACATCCAGAGCGCTATGGGACATCAAGGGGTCGGCCCTGCTGCCGCGGGGTCGCTGCCGAACAGGCCTGCCGACCGAACCGCTACAGGGGAGGTCGGGTGTGGGCTAGAGCTGCTGGATCAGCATCCATATGACGAGTCCCAGGAAGATTACTCCGACCGCCCGGTTCATTTGCGTAACCCTTGCTTGTGGGCTCGGTCGCCTCGTGGTTCTTCACCCAGCCTCTCTGGAGGCGTGCGTTGGCCTTCCAGAGCAGTTGGGGGCGTACGACTTGGATCACCCCCATGACCAGAAAGAAGCACAAGACCAGGACGAATACCGGGCTGCTGCCATCACTGTCCGTGGCAGCCTGCACTACCGCATTGGGACTCATGAAGGCCGGTTGCCCCGGCCCCGGAGCAAGTAACGGAGGACACCGTCCAGGTGAACGCCTGCTAGGTGGCCTCTGCTGCGCTCCAGCCACCGGCCGAGCCCACTGCTGCTAACGGGCCGGCCTGCGGTCCGGGAAGGGAACCCCTGCACTGAGGGGTTGGCTCACTGACCGTCGCGCGCTGCTGCTTTCCTCTTGGCCCGGTTCGCCACCCACTGCACCACCACGTTGACCACGGCCACGAGAACCGCGAAGGCGAGCGCGTCGAGCCACGTTCTGCCTGTAACAGTGCGCCACACCACCGCGGCCGCCCCGTAGACGGCCACAACAATCGCCCAGCGCACCCAACGTCGAGACCACCACTCGACTGACCGCTCCCGTGTCTGCATGCCGACCAGTTACCCGGGATTCATGCCAGCAGGGTGACGGGGCTTCAGGCGGGGGCGTGACGGCGGGTGGCCGGCGCCTTGTGCGGGGCGGCGTAATGCGCGGGCCGGCCGGTCGCGGGGACGGCGAGGCGCCGCAGGGACAGGCTCGCGGTGGCCAGGAGAACGGTGAAGACGGCCAGGAGGAGGACGGACACCCACATCTGTCGGCTCCCGGGTGCCTGCCAGCCAGTCCAGGCCGCGGACCCTGCCCACAGCGCCATGGCTGCTGCGTAGAAGGAGCGGATGCGGCGCAGTTGGCGCTCGGCCCGCAGGAACTGGATGCGTTCGGTCTTCGGTGCCATGCGGCACCGTGTACCCCGATGCGTGATGCCCATCAGGGTCGGATGAAGTCTCGTGGAGGGGATCTGTCGAGGGGTGTCGCTAGTCTGCCTCTCAATGTGATGCAGCATGTAGTATTGGCGTAATGGGGGGACATTCGGTAGGAAGTGGTGCGCGTGGTGGTCTACGAGTACCTTCCGTGTGAACTTGCCCGGGCCGGGGTGATAGCACAAGCCGCTGGACTCGATCGTCACCAGGTGTCCGTGCAGGTACGCCTCGCGCAGGAACGTGTCGGGCGTGCGCGGCTGCGCCCTACGGAACCGCATCATTTGAGCGAGTTGTTCATCGCGGACCTGCGGCGCCTGCAGTGGGAACGGATCGCCCAGCTCATGGAGAGAGCAGGTGGTCGCGTACGTGCCCTCTCAGGACTTGCGTGCAGTCCGCTATGAAGAGCAGCGTCTGCAGCGGTTGGTGACAGACGGGGCCGAGGCTGAGCGGTCCGGGAGCGCAGCTTTGGAGATTGCGCGGCATCGTGTCTACCGGGTCGATACCCGGTGCACGCCGGCCGCTGCCGTCCGGACTTCCATGCCTCCACCGTCCACCTGATGGCCGCCTCCCCCGACGAAGCAGGCCGACGGGCGCGGGGCATCCACAAAGGAGACGACGGTCTCAACCAAGGCAGTAACTACCGGATCACGTCCGTCCAGCAGGTCCTTCCCGAACCGGGGGAAATCTTTTGATCCAGCTCCGAGAACACCAGGTGGAACAGAAACAGAGCATCCGGGAATGGGTCGGATTTTCTGCAAGATCATCTGTTCCCCCGGAAGGGATGCGGGGCACGATCGTGTCCGCCACCGGATCCGGCAAGACGATCATGGCTGCCGCGAGCGCGCTGGAGTGCTTCGCGGGCGGGCGGATCCTGGTGACTGTGCCCACCCTGGACCTGCTCGCACAGACCGCCCAGGCGTGGCGGGCGGTGGGCCACCGGGCGCCGATGGTGGCGGTGTGTTCGCTGGAGAATGACCCGGTGCTGGGCTCGCTGGGTGTGCGTACCACTACGAATCCGATCCAGCTCGCGCTGTGGGCCGGGTCCGGGCCCGTGGTCGTGTTCGCCACCTATGCCTCGCTGGTGGACCGCGAGGACCCGGAGGACCCGACGGGCCAGCGGACGTTTCGCGGGCCACTGGAAGCTGCTCTGGCGGGCGGGGAACGGCTCTACGGCCAGCGCCTGGGCGGTTTCGACCTGGCCATCGTGGACGAGGCGCACGGCACCGCTGGTGATCTTGGTCGGCCGTGGGCGGTGATCCACGACAACGCCCGCATCCCTGCGGACTACCGGCTCTACCTGACCGCCACCCCGCGGATCCTCGCCTCGCCCCGCCCGCAGAGGGGCGCGGCCGGCCAGGAGGTGGAGCTCGCGAGCATGACCGACGACCCGTACGGCACCTTCGGAGCCTGGCTCCCCGGCGCCGAGCTCGGGCTCTCGGAGGCCATCGAGCGGGGCATCCTCGCTGGATTCGAGATCGATGTCCTCGAGATCCGCGACCCCTCCCCCGTCGCCGGGGATTCCGAGGAGGCGCGGCGGGGCCGGCGCCTGGCGCTGCTGCAGACCGCACTTTTGGAGCACGCTGCGGCGTACAACCTGCGTACGGTCATGACGTTCCACCAGAAGGTCGAGGAGGCCGCCGCGTTCGCGCAGAAGCTGCCGAAGACGGCAGCCGAGCTGTATGCGGGCCAGATGTCGGCTGAGGAGCTGGCGAAGGTGGAGGAGAAGGTGGCGGAGCTGCCCGCGTCGTCGATCGGCGCCCGGCTGTACGAGCTGGAGGCCGGACGGCACGTACCGCCCGAGCGGGTGTGGTCGGCGTGGCTGTGCGGGGACCACCTCGTCACCGAGCGACGCGAGGTGCTCAGGCAGTTCGCCAACGGCATCGACGCAGAGGGCCGGCGCGTGCACCGGGCGTTCCTCGCCAGCTGCCGCGTCCTCGGGGAAGGCGTCGACATCACCGGCGAGCGGGGCGTGGAGGCCGTGTGCTTCGCGGACACCCGCGGTTCGCAGGTGGAGATCGTGCAGAACATCGGCCGGGCCCTGCGGCTCAACAAGGATGGGTCCACGAAGGTCGCGCGGATCATCGTGCCCGTCTTCCTCGAGCCCGGCGAAGACCCCACCGACATGGTCGCCTCCGCGAGCTTCAAGCCGCTCGTGGTCGTCCTCCAGGGCCTGCGTAGCCATGATGAGCGTCTGGTGGAGCAGCTCGCCTCCCGTGCCCTCGCCAGCGGCGAACGCAAGACCCACCTCCAGCGCGACGAGGACGGGCAGATCATCGCGGCCCACGGCGAGGTCCAGGAGCAGGCCGGCGTCGACGGTGCGGTCGAGTCCGCGCTCCTGCACTTCTCCACGCCACGCGACCCGGCGACCATCGCGGCGTTCCTGCGTACCCGGGTCTACCGGCCCGAATCGCTGGTCTGGCTGGAGGGCTACCAAGCCCTGCTGCGCTGGCGAAAGGAACATGAGATCACCGGGCTCTACGCCATCCCATACGACACGGAGACCGAGGTCGGCGTCACGAGGGCCTTTCCGCTGGGCCGATGGGTCCACCAGCAGCGCAAAGCGCTACGGGCCGGGGAGCTCGAACCGCGCCGCAAGAAGCTCCTCGACGCCCCCGAGGCGGGCATGGTCTGGGAGCCCGGCGAAGAGGCCTGGGAGAAGAAGCTGGCGGCGCTGCGCTCCTACCGCCGGGCCACCGGACACCTCGCGCCCAGGCAGGACGCGGTCTGGGGAGACGCCGAAGGCGAACTCGTCCCCGTCGGGCAGCACATGGCCAACCTCCGCCGCACAGACGGCCTGGGCAAGGACCACAAGCGGGCGGCTGAGCGCGCGGCGCAGCTGGCGGCGATCGACCGCGACTGGAACTGTCCCTGGTCGCTCGACTGGCAGCGTCACTACCGCCATCTCGCCGACCTGGCGGAGGACGAGCCTGGCGGGGTGCTGCCCGACATCGCACCCGGCGTACTGATGGACGGCGACGACATCGGGCGGTGGCTGAAGCGACAGACCCGGCCAGCGGCCTGGAAACAGCTGTCCCCCGAGCAGCAGGAGCGGCTGTCGAAGCTGGGCGTGCACCCCGCTCTGGCACCACCTCCCGCCCCGGCGGGCAAGGGCGCGGCGAAGGGGCCGACCAAGGCCCAGCAGGCGTTCCGGCGTGGGCTGGCCGCCCTGGCGCAGTGGGTCGAGCGGGAGGGTGCGAACCGTCCGGTACCGCGGAAAGCGGTCGAGTTTTTGCCTGACGGGACCGAGACGAAGCTCGGCGTATGGGTATCGAACACCCGCGCCAGACGCGACAGGCTCAGCGCGGAGCAGATCGACGCTCTGCGGGAGCTGGGGGTGGAGTGGGCGTAGTTGAGTCTGGAGGCTGTCCTGGCAGATCGCTGGGCTGGGAAGACAGTGAAGCGGCGAGATGCTGCCCCGTATCATCGCGTGCCGAGAAGCATGCGTAGGAAAGGGATCTGGCCGTGGACGAGCGGGGCGAGGAAGCGAAGCGGCCCGACGAGGAGTACTCAGAGGAACGCTTCGAGGAACTGGCCCGGTTCCTCTTCTCCCGCACAGACCTACTGCTGCTGAACCGCCCTGAGAACTCCGACACGGACCTGGCTGTACAGGCACTCAACAACGCGGTACGCGTACTGCTGGGTCAGGTACGGGCATACCGCGAGTGGGGGCAACGAGCCCGCCCTCGCCGGCGCGTGGGACACGCTCACCACCATCGCGCAGCGATGGCGACACCATCCCGACTTCCTCACCGACTGGGGATGGGAGTGAGCCCGGCAGAACAACGCGGCGATGCTGCTCCGCGCACGGGCGGGGACGTGTCGACGCTGAAGCACCAGGCCCTTGCCGCCTTCCAGCCCGGGGGTACCGCCGCTGAGCGCCATCCGCGCAGCGGCGGTCTTGCCCCGGCCCGGGTCGCCGAACAGACATACCGCGTCCTGGGTGGCCATCGCCTGCCCGACCGCCTCGCTCACCGTCCGCACCGACGACGTCCCCACCAGCTGCGCGCCCTCAGGCAACGCCACACCTGCCGGAGCACCGTTCTCCCCTGCCGGCAAGCTCCCGGTGCAACGACGCCAGGGAGGGCACCTCGCCCCCGGCGCCTTCGATGCCGGTGCAGCGCCGCGACGTTCCCGCCCGCCTGAGCCAGTGCCTCCCACATCTCGCCGTCGGCCGGACCGGCACACCCCGATGGCCCTGTCCGGACCTGAAGAGGAGCTGATGGTCCATCGGTCCGGGGATCGAGGAGGAGCGACCTCATCATCGCGTGCCAGGGTCGGGAATCGGACATTGTGTACGAGATTTCCTGAAACATCGGACTCAGCCCTCTTATGTGCCGGAGCATGCCGACTACGGCTTCGCCTCACCAGGGCGAGGGCGTCCGACCGCGGGGAGACACGGATGAAGCGTTCGACGAGAAGGCTAGGCAAGCCGCAGTTGCTGGGTGTGGGAGTCATGACGCTCCTCCTCGGCCTGGTCGCTGCCCCCACCGCGCAGGCGGCTCCGGCACCGGCTCCCGCTGCCGAGGAGTGCACCGGCAGCTGGGACGGCAAGACGTACTGGGCCAAGGGGCCGACCGGCCGCAATGGCGGCGGTTACGCGCGGACCTACTGGAACGGCTCCACCAAGCGCAACTGTGCGAAGTTCTGGTCCAGCCCTTACGACGGGCTCGCCTCCAACATCACCCTGGCGATCTTCGACGAGGGCGGTGACTACGCCATCGATCCGCCGAAGGAGCACCCGGAGAACTATCGCTACTACGCCGGCCCCATCTACACCTGGTTCAACGCGACGGGACAGTGCATCAGCCTGAGCGGCTCCCTGGTCCGAGGCGGAGCGAAATACCATCTGGACACCGGGCCGATCCGGTGCGGCTGATCCGTCACCATCCGAGGCGACGGTACGGCGCGCGTTCGTCGGCTTCGGCTTGCGCTTGTGCTGCGACGGCGCGATCCTGGCAGTTCTCGCACAGGTGCGGGTGCGACTGGCGATTGCCCCAGCCCGGGTTGGAGCCGACTGCCTCCCAGCGGTCGTCGGTGAACTTCTGTCCGCAGTCCCTGCACACCGGCCGCCGCGCTTCGCGCTGCGCGGCTTCCCGTTCCTCACGGCGCCGCTGTTCTTCCCGGGCTGCCTGGCGGCGGGCGAGGTAGGCATCGCGGCGGGCATTGCCGATCGCGTCCAGCAGTGGCTGGTGGTGGTCACGGCCGAAGCGCCAGAAGGCGGGCCCGGCCGGACCGTGTTCGCGCAGCTGCTGAAGCGTGGTCGCCACGATCGGGATGCAGCGGTCGTAGGGAGTGATAGCCGCCTTCGGGATGCCACCGTCCTTGCCAGTGGTGGCGGGTGAAGTCGGCGACCCTGGCCATCTGCCTCTTGGCGGAGCGCTGGCCGGCCTGGTGGAAGACGAGCAGGACCGGAGGGTGCACCCGCTCGTACTCATCGGACGCGGGTGCGGACCAGCGGGTGCGCCACACCGGCTTCTCGATACCTCGGTATCCCTCTCCTGCCGCAGGAAGAACCGGGCGTACTTGTCGAACTGCGCGGCGATGAGGACGGCGTCCTCGGTGCAGTTGTCCACCTCGAGGAACAACAAGGGCACGCCGGCCTCCGGGGCGGTCAGGACGACGTCGGCGCGGGCGCTGCCGATAGCGGGGTTCTTCCAGGTGCCCCTTCACCGGGAGCGCGACCTCGGTGGCGTAGGAGGCGAGGGTGCCGATCCCGTCAGGTGCGTGCACAGCGGCCTGTGCGCCGCGACCGCTTCGGCCGGCTCCCCCACAACCCGGGCCAGGTTCGGTTTCGGGCGGATCAGCGCGATGACCATCTCGTTCACCGTCATCGGGTGTGAGACGCCGGAGCGGCCTGCGCGGAGCATCTATCCATGCCCCGGGGCACGATGGAAGTATCCGCATTCAGACATGCAGCGGGGGGCGCACCCTGCCCGACCCCCGCTTTCGTCCATTAGGTGACTTGCCAGACCAGAGGATTCTTACTGCTCGCCGACTGTCGACACCTCATTTGGATCGGCACCCTCGGCCAGCAACCGGGCCAGCCTCTGCATCCTCGTGTTCCACCGCGTGATAGGCAGGCGTCCAGTAGTCACTCACCAGGGCATTCAATCGCCGCCGCAATGCGTCTGCGTCATCCGGGGCGGGTCAAATCCAGTTGTAGTTGGTGTCGTCCAGGGCCGGCAGGAGGGACTGGGCGGCGTCGAGCGGCGCGGTGGGAGCGGCGAGTTCGGCGAGCGGGACTGGTGGGAACAGAGCCTTGTTGGCAGCGTCCTTGTAGTGGCTCCAGGTAAGGTGGCCGACGCCAGCCATGTCGTCATGTTCGACGGTGTGCAAGCGGGCCCGAATGGGGGCTGCGATGTGCACGCGGAAGACGAGGTGGAGTTTGCGGGGTGGGGTGCTGCCGGGGCGGGTGACCATGGCGTCCTGTATCCAGGTCAGCTGTGGGGCGCTGCTTGCGTCTGCGAGGTTCAGGCCCAGTTCTTCGTCGAGTTCGCGTGCGAGGGCGTGTGGGATGGGTTCGCCGGGTTCGACGTTGCCGCCCGGCAGGGTGTACTGGTCTTGGCCGTTCTTGGTGCGGTGGATGAGGGCGATCTCGTCGCCGTTGAACAGAGCCGCGGCCACGCGGATCTTGATGTGGGCGAACGGTTCGGCGAACGTCACTGAGGCGTCCCTCCTTCGGTGGGCGGGGTCCGGTGGCTGCCCTTGGCCAAGCGGCACAGGCAGATGATGCAGCACGCGAGTCGCACAAGCCGTTACTGGCTCTAAGAAAAGCTGCTGATCATGAGTCCTCGCGGCGGTGAGTTCGGCGCATCGCCGACCGGCACGGGACGGCTCCTCGTCGCAAGGCCCGGCCGTCGCGGACGCGGGTGGTCTCGACGAGTGCCGGTCTCTTTCCGGTGAGGTGGAAGTCCTTGCGGAGGTGCTGCACGCGCTCGGCGAGCGCCTCACGGGCCGCTTGTTCCCCGCCGTTTCGAGCGCGGTGATTGCAGTAAGCGTGCCGGCCGGCTGACGCCGTCGGGGCTCTCAGTGCCCGGGCGAGGAAGTCACTGATGAGCCTGCTCAAGCGAGCGCCAGGCCCGAAGAAGCGGTCTCATCGGCGCCGGGGCGCACACCTGCCGGGTCGCCGTCCGCCCGCCGGTCCGGTGCCGGCCGTCGTGGCCGGCCGCGGGGCGGGTGCCGTCGGACGGGCCCACAGCGGCCGGTGCTTCCGCGGTGCGCGGAAGCGCCGGCTCATTCGCGGCGGTGGCGGGCGTAATGGCGTTGTGCCTTGGCGCGGTTGCCGCAGCCGGACATCGAGCACCAGCGGCGGGTGCCGTTCTTGGACACGTCGTAGAAGTGCAGCACGCACTGCGGGTTGCCGCAGGCGCGGATGCGATCCGGGCGGTCGGCCATCAGGCGCAGGAAGTCGGTGACCGCGGCCCAGCCCGGCAGCCAGGCCGGATTGGCCACCTCGGGCATGGTGGCCGGTCCGCCGGGGCCCAGGACCTGCCGCAGCCGGCCGTGGGCGAGCACGTCGTTGACGGCCGTGACGGCGGCGGGCGTCGGGTGCGCTGGGTCGGCGACCGCCTCGTCGAGCGCGGCGCGGGCCTGACGTAGTCGCTCCTGCGTGTCACGGCCGGCCGGGACGCGGGCGCCGCCGAGGGCGTCGCGGACCAGGGGCGTATTCAGCCACAGTGCTGTTCCGTCCAGGGAGTCGAGGAGGTCGTGCCGGCCCGTGGCGTCGATCCAGCGCGTGTTGAGCAGGTCGATGGCGAGCGGTTCGCCGGTCAGCGGCCTCGGGTCGGGCTCGGCGGGTGACGGCATGGTGCGGGTCCCTTCGTCGCGGCGGCACCCCACCCACGATAACCGGTCATTCCATGGTCACCGGTTGACTGCCCTTCGTTCTAACTTTTAATATCCACTTCAATGGTTACGAGGTGATCTCGTGGCCCCTGACGAAGGCGGTTGATCGACCATGGGCAAGGCGAAGAACCTGCAGACCGGTCACATCGGGCTGAATGTCACCGACCTCGACCGCTCGCTCGCCTTCTACTGCGAGGTCTTCGGCTTCGAGGTGCTGGCCCAGGGCAAGGAGGACGGCCGCCGCTGGGCGTTCCTCGGCCGGGACGAGCGCCTGGTCGTCACGCTGTGGCAGCAGAGCGAGGGCGCGTTCGCCACCGACCGGCCCGGGCTGCACCACCTCTCCTTCCAGGTCGACACCGTCGAGGAGGTCAAGGACATCGAGGAGGTGCTGCGCCGGCTGGGCGCCGGGTTCGCCTACGACGGTGTCGTCCCGCACGGCGAGAACACCAGTTCCGGCGGCATCTTCTTCACCGACCCCGACGGCACCCGCCTGGAGATCTACGCGCCGACCGGCGCAAACCCCGCTCACGCCCCGACCGAGAACGCTCCGACCTGCGGCTTCTTCTAGCCCGCGACGCTCGCCCCCGGCGCTCCCGCCCGGACGGGAGACCCGCCGGGCGGGAGCGCCGCCTGCCCTGTCCCGATGTACGAGAAGGAGCACGCCGTGGCCACCTATCACGCCGGCGAACTCGCGGTGCAGGAGCGGGCCGGCCTCGCCTTGCGGGCCGCTTCGGCGCTCCGCGCCGTCCGCGCCGAAGTACCGCCCGTCGCCCGACAATTCCTGGCCGAGCGACCCCTGATCGTGGTGGGCGCCGCCGACCCGGGGGGCCGGCTCTGGGCCACCCACCTCACCGGGGAACCCGGTTTCCTCCGCGTCCCCGACCCGCGCAGCCTGGTCATCGATGCACTGCCCGTCCCGGAGGACCCCCTCGCCGGTGTCCTCGGCGCGGCACGGTCCCTGCCGGTGGGGATGATCGCCATCGAGCCCGCCACACGACGCAGAATGCGGATCAACGGCCGCGCCGACCGGGACGGCACCGGACTGCGCGTCACCCTCGACCAGGTCGTCTCCAACTGCCCGAAATACATCCAGCAACGCGACCACCGCCCGGCGGACGCGGACGGGCCGGTGCTCCGCCGCGCGACCACGGGGCGCGCGCTGGACGCCGCGCAACGCGCGGCGGTAGGGCGGGCCGACACGTTCTTCGTCACCACCGCGTCCGACACGGGTCACGTCGACGCCTCGCACCGCGGCGGCAACCCGGGGTTCGTCCAGGTCCTCTCCGCCACCCTGCTGCGCTGGCCCGACTACACGGGTAACGCGATGTTCCTGACGCTGGGCAACCTGCACGTCAACCCGGCGGCGGGCATCCTCGTACCGGACTGGGAGACGGGCACCGCCCTCCATCTGTCCGGGACGGCCCGGACCGTCTGGGACGCCGAGGAGATCGCACGCACACCGGGGGCGCAGCGGCTCGTGGAGTTCTGCGTCGAGGCGGTGCACGAGGTGTCCGGCGCGTCCCCGCTGCGCTGGGGCGAGCCCGGCTACTCCCGCTACAACCCGCCGGTCCGCTGACCTCGCGCGGCGGACCGCCCGCCCGCACGGCCCCGGCCGCTGTCAGTGCCGGCTGACCCGCTACACGGCGGCCGAATCGCAGTGCCCACCTCGACGGCGTGGGCGAGCGGCACCCCACGCGTCCTCCTCACCCTGCATCCGGCCATCCACTCACCCCGATGACGCGGTTCCGGACGGGCCGGCGAGGGCGGAACCGGATGGCGGAGGGCCGCCGGCCGTCCGGAGCACGACAGACCGGGCCAGTCCGGTGCGAGTTGTCCAGCCGGCGTCGGCCGTGCGAAAACGACTTGTCCGCGCCCAGGGCGGCCGGACAGGCTGACCGGACAAAATCACGGTGCAAGGCCCCACGCACGTCACCGTTCCCACCCTGGCAGCACCCTCCGCGGGCAGCGGAAAGGCCAGGTGGCGGCGTTCCTGAGGACCCCCTACGTGGCCCCGCCGTTCGGCCCACGGCGCTTCGTGCGGTCCGAACCGCCACAGCCGTGGGCCGGGATGCACACCGCGCTCACCCCCGGGCCCGCCGCACCGCAGCTCGGCTACCACCCGGCGATGGCCGCCCTGCTGGAAGAAGCCGCGAGCACCGGCGAGGCCCGAACGCGATACGGACCGGAGCGTTCTTCGCCTTCCATCGTTCAGGTGCAACCTGAGAGAACGCGTCACCGTTTGTCGTCGCGTGTCGCGCAACACCCACGGAAGCCAGTGCCGCATCAGGCAACGTTCGCCTTGCCGTGACGTGGGCGGGAACTGTCCTGCTGCTCGCGAGGTCAGCCGAATGTCTCGCGGTGGCGCTTCAGTCGAAATCGCTGGCGGAAGTAAGGCCCTCGACGAAGGATCCGAAGTCCCCAGCGAGGGCCAACGGTGTGGGGCTCGCGCGAGCCCCACCCGGCGTCCCGCTGGTTGCCGAGCGGGCGTGGTAGGAGATCTCCCACACCCCGGGGAAGGGGATCTTGAGTTCCGGGACCTCGGTGATGTGCCATCCAAACAAGACGGCCCAGCTCAAGCGCACCCCTCCACGCCAGCCTGTTCGACCAACATGCACCGGCCCAGGATGACAGGCGCCTGCGAGAGGAACGGGAGCACGGTGGCCTCGATGCTCACGTGCCACTCAAGAGTGAAAGCAGGTACTCAGCGGGGGCTGGGCTTCAGCAGCGTGGCGGCCTCGGAGATGAAGCTTCCGGTGGCTTCCTTGGCTGCCTGTCGGCGGGCGTCCAGCACGGGGCGGTCGGTGGCATGGCGCAGCGCGTACGTGGCGTCTGCGGCCTGCTGGGCGGCACCGGCCAGCTCGGGGAGCAGGACCTGGAGGCGGATGTGCGGCGCGGTGATGGCCGCCCGGGTGTCGTTGCTCTTGGTCTGGGCTCCCAGTTGCTGCTCGCTGTCGGCCTCGTTCAGTGCCAGCCGTTCGCGGTGGAACATGGCCGACCGGTGTGCGTCCAGAGCGGCCGCGAACTCGGTGACGGCGGCGAGCTGGTCCTGGCGGTGGCTGTCGGCGCGCTGTTCTGCGCGGTCCGTGCGTGCTGTGCGGTGTTGGAGGAGTCCTGCCGTCAGGGCGCCGGCGAGGGTTCCGAGTACGGCGATGACCGAAGGCCACATCAGGTGGTGCGTCCTTTCGAGGGGGAGGGACTGACGCGGAGGCGCACGGCGTCTCCGCGTCAGTTACGGCCGCGCTCCAGGGCTAGGGACTGTTCTGAGTTCAGATCACGTGGTGGGTTGGAGGCTGCGGAGCCACGGGATGGCACCGCGTAGGTGGAGTCCGGCGAGGTGGGCCAGTGGTGTCATCTTCAGGTCACTGGGCAGCATCCGATGGCTCGTACCAGAGGCTCGTCATCGGGGAGCGCATGGTCCAGCCCAGTGAGGAGTAAAGCGCCCGACCCTCGGGCGTGCCGACCAGGAGGCCAGTCTTTGCGCCGGTCTCGTACGCGGCGCTCTGCAGCGTGCGCATCACCAGGCCGCCGAGGCCCTTGCGCCGGTGCTCGGCGGCGGTCTCGACCTGGTCGACCACGACATGGGCGCCTGCCTGGGCGATCTGTCCACGGGCGGCGAAGTGCCCGGCGCGCGTGCGGACCAGTACTCGGCTGACGCCGCCCCGGGTCCAACTGGTGAGCGTGTAACCGGCCGGCACCTCATGGCGCTCTGGCACTAGATGGCAGGTCATCAGAAAACCGGGGCTGTCGCGCCGCCAGCCCGGCCCGACCCAGGGCAGGACCGCCTGATGCTCGGCGAACAGCTTCAGCCACGTCCCGGGCGCGCTCGTCCCGGCGACGATCTTGCGCACATCGGCCTCGGAGGGCTCCGGCAGCACGTGTCGGGCAACGTGTTTGGGCTGCCCGACGTCGATCGTCCACCCCCACGGCTCGTCGACCGGGTCCGAGCTGCCGCGGGAGACGACCCAGCCGTTGATCCACATCCGCACAAGTTCACTGATCCTGGTGTCCGGCATCGCCGCCCGCCCCGCCTGAATGGTAATAGGTGATAGTGCGCAATGAACCTTACGCAACAGACGCAGGATTCACCATAGGAGCAGGTCGCTTGGCCAAGGACCACGAGCGATTGCCACGGGTAGCCACTGGGACTGTTCCGAGTTCAGGTCGC
This region of Streptomyces ambofaciens ATCC 23877 genomic DNA includes:
- a CDS encoding carboxylesterase family protein; this translates as MTGQNHGARPHARHRSHPGSTLRGQRKGQVAAFLRTPYVAPPFGPRRFVRSEPPQPWAGMHTALTPGPAAPQLGYHPAMAALLEEAASTGEARTRYGPERSSPSIVQVQPERTRHRLSSRVAQHPRKPVPHQATFALP
- a CDS encoding GNAT family N-acetyltransferase is translated as MWINGWVVSRGSSDPVDEPWGWTIDVGQPKHVARHVLPEPSEADVRKIVAGTSAPGTWLKLFAEHQAVLPWVGPGWRRDSPGFLMTCHLVPERHEVPAGYTLTSWTRGGVSRVLVRTRAGHFAARGQIAQAGAHVVVDQVETAAEHRRKGLGGLVMRTLQSAAYETGAKTGLLVGTPEGRALYSSLGWTMRSPMTSLWYEPSDAAQ